Proteins co-encoded in one uncultured Bacteroides sp. genomic window:
- a CDS encoding ATP-binding cassette domain-containing protein, whose amino-acid sequence MQSIIRLEGGVARNEAYRFTHPLTMNLEAGEHLAIVGPNASGKSILVDTLLGKYPLKEGTLKYDFSPSVTNTAYDNIKYIAFRDTYGAADANYYYQQRWNAHDQDDAPVVKDGFGEVSYTQLRDELFELFAIEPMLDKKLILLSSGELRKFQLTKTLLTNPRVLVMDNPFIGLDAKTRDLLHDVLQRLTSRSSLQIILVLSMLDDIPDFITHVLPVKKRTCGKKVTREEYFNEYIPSTTPALSEEMKQGIIDLEYGDQLFDSEEVVKLNKVSIRYGNRTILKELDWTILRGQKWALSGENGAGKSTLLSLVCADNPQSYACDISLFGRKRGSGESIWEIKKHIGYVSPEMHRAYLKNLPTIDIVASGLHDSIGLYKKPRPEQMSVCEWWMDIFGILDLKDRPFLQISSGEQRLVLLARAFVKDPELLILDEPLHGLDTFNRRRVKAIVEAFSERKDKTIIYVTHYENELPKAIDQRITLIRNK is encoded by the coding sequence ATGCAATCAATTATTCGTTTGGAAGGTGGAGTTGCCCGTAATGAAGCGTATCGCTTTACTCATCCTTTGACTATGAATCTGGAAGCTGGGGAACACCTGGCAATTGTTGGTCCCAACGCAAGTGGGAAGAGTATATTGGTAGATACTTTGTTGGGTAAATATCCATTGAAGGAAGGTACACTGAAATATGATTTCTCTCCATCTGTTACAAATACGGCTTATGATAATATAAAATACATTGCTTTCCGCGATACCTACGGTGCTGCCGATGCCAATTACTATTACCAGCAAAGATGGAATGCGCACGATCAGGATGATGCTCCGGTGGTAAAAGATGGTTTTGGAGAAGTTTCCTATACTCAGCTGCGTGATGAACTTTTTGAACTCTTTGCCATTGAACCAATGTTGGATAAGAAATTGATTCTTCTTTCCAGTGGAGAACTTCGTAAGTTTCAGTTGACGAAGACATTACTCACTAACCCAAGGGTGCTGGTGATGGATAACCCGTTTATCGGACTGGATGCAAAGACCCGTGATTTATTGCATGACGTGTTGCAAAGACTCACCTCAAGATCTTCCCTGCAAATTATTCTGGTACTCTCCATGCTCGATGATATCCCCGATTTTATTACTCATGTACTGCCTGTCAAGAAACGCACATGCGGAAAAAAGGTTACTCGTGAAGAGTATTTTAATGAATACATACCCAGCACAACTCCGGCACTGTCTGAGGAAATGAAACAAGGCATTATTGATCTGGAATACGGTGATCAGCTTTTCGATTCGGAAGAAGTGGTTAAATTGAATAAAGTATCTATCCGTTATGGTAACCGTACTATCCTGAAAGAACTGGATTGGACCATTCTTCGTGGACAGAAATGGGCTCTTTCGGGTGAGAACGGAGCAGGAAAATCAACCTTACTAAGTTTGGTGTGTGCAGATAATCCACAGTCTTACGCTTGTGATATCAGTCTTTTCGGTAGAAAACGTGGATCGGGTGAAAGTATCTGGGAGATCAAAAAGCATATTGGCTATGTTTCTCCGGAAATGCACCGTGCTTACCTGAAGAATCTGCCAACGATAGATATTGTAGCTTCCGGATTGCACGACTCAATCGGATTATATAAGAAACCACGCCCCGAGCAAATGTCTGTTTGTGAGTGGTGGATGGATATATTCGGCATTCTTGACCTTAAAGATCGTCCGTTCCTACAAATATCTTCCGGCGAACAACGTCTTGTTCTTTTAGCCCGTGCTTTTGTGAAAGACCCTGAACTCCTTATATTGGATGAACCTCTTCATGGATTGGATACATTTAACCGTAGAAGGGTAAAGGCTATAGTTGAAGCTTTTAGTGAAAGGAAAGATAAAACAATTATATATGTAACTCACTATGAAAATGAGTTGCCAAAAGCAATTGACCAGCGAATTACACTTATTAGAAATAAGTAG
- a CDS encoding S41 family peptidase → MIKRFFLGILILSATLTVSAKEGRLLRFPNIHGDNIVFSYAGDLYSVNKQGGTARKLTSNIGYEMFPHFSPDDKQIAFTGQYDGNTEVFVMPAEGGEPKRLTYTATLGRDDLGDRMGPNNIVMDWTRDGKSVLFRTRQNTFNDFTGQLLTVPVDGGVPAEIPLKNGGFSTYSPDGKQLAYNYVFREFRTWKRYQGGMADDIRIFDFKTKESKKITNHVRQDVFPMWNQNGDEIYFLSDRDDVMNLYVYQLSTQQTRQLTFYKDYDIKFPSIGGDQIVYEYGGYIYLFDTKNKTASKITVEINNDQEYSRPEWKDVSTQISSYSVAPNGERVLLTARGDVFSLPGKEGITYNLTNSSDANDQNALWSPDGKQLSYVSDKDGEFRIYVRNAVTGEEKVVTKDIKTYIIDYSWSPNSQKILWSDKRNTLNITDIATGKTTLVEQSGVYLFDSFNWSPDSRFITYTRPEKTMSNVVVYEVATGVKHLITDGWFDSGSSNFSSDGKYLIFQSARTFNPTYGQTEWNHVYTNMNKVYILPITKDAKTPFAPVNDMIGQTAAPKESIPKKEGKGKKNATQKEEITNYNFENIDNRVVELPIQASNYQNLHMVGQKVYYLRGGSTFIYDLEKKAESDLGAYIVFSNGNKKALAIKDQKIQVIDIPTAAVNISEPINLGDMKKLVDYHQEWMQIYNESWRQMRDFFYAPNMHGVDWNEVYEKYKALIPYVNHRTDLTYIIGEMIGELSIGHAYSQNGEHPVPTRISMGMLGANFTKDASGYFQVASITEGANWDKSTRSPFTMQGVNVKKGDYIIAINEHSLKNVKDPQELMIGLAGKTTELTVNTIPSEKGAHTVLVTPLADVAKLNYYNWVQENTRRVNEATNGEVGYIHIPDMGVDGLNEFVKHYYPQLMKKALIIDDRGNGGGNVSPMIIERLMRTPTYFTMHAGQKEGSVNPVGTFMGPKVLLINEYSASDGDLFPYRFKYNKLGTVIGKRTWGGVVGYSGTVPVVDGGSIVTPSYAPYATDGSGFIIEGRGVEPNIELENDPYKEYMGEDQQLNKAIEVALDKLKTERQDIPAIPVFPDKSKKNK, encoded by the coding sequence ATGATTAAAAGATTCTTCTTAGGTATTTTGATTCTTTCAGCTACACTGACTGTTAGCGCGAAAGAAGGCAGACTGCTGCGATTTCCAAACATTCACGGCGATAATATCGTTTTCTCCTATGCGGGAGATCTTTATTCTGTGAACAAACAAGGAGGAACAGCGCGTAAATTAACATCGAACATCGGTTATGAGATGTTCCCACATTTTTCGCCGGACGATAAACAAATTGCTTTTACCGGACAGTATGACGGAAACACGGAAGTATTTGTAATGCCTGCAGAGGGCGGAGAGCCAAAACGACTTACCTATACCGCCACCTTGGGTCGTGATGATCTTGGTGACCGGATGGGTCCCAACAACATTGTGATGGACTGGACCCGAGACGGAAAAAGTGTTTTATTCCGTACCCGTCAGAATACTTTCAATGACTTTACCGGTCAGTTGCTCACTGTTCCCGTTGACGGAGGTGTACCTGCAGAGATTCCTTTGAAGAATGGAGGATTCTCCACTTATTCACCAGACGGAAAACAATTAGCATATAACTATGTGTTTCGGGAATTCCGTACCTGGAAAAGGTATCAGGGAGGAATGGCAGATGATATCCGCATCTTCGATTTTAAGACCAAAGAATCAAAGAAAATCACTAACCATGTGAGACAGGATGTTTTCCCTATGTGGAACCAAAACGGAGATGAGATTTATTTCCTTTCCGATCGCGACGATGTGATGAACCTTTATGTTTATCAGCTTTCCACTCAGCAAACCAGGCAGCTTACCTTTTACAAAGATTATGATATTAAGTTTCCATCCATTGGTGGTGACCAGATTGTGTACGAATATGGCGGTTACATCTACCTTTTCGATACAAAAAATAAAACAGCAAGCAAAATAACAGTCGAGATTAATAACGATCAGGAATATTCACGTCCCGAATGGAAAGACGTAAGCACACAGATTTCCTCTTACAGTGTGGCGCCTAATGGCGAACGGGTACTCCTTACAGCTCGTGGAGATGTATTCTCTCTTCCCGGCAAAGAAGGGATTACCTATAATCTCACCAACTCATCGGATGCTAATGATCAGAATGCACTTTGGTCTCCTGATGGCAAACAGCTCTCCTACGTTTCCGATAAGGATGGCGAATTCCGCATCTACGTGCGCAATGCTGTTACAGGTGAAGAGAAAGTTGTAACCAAAGATATCAAGACCTATATTATTGATTATTCATGGTCACCCAATTCTCAGAAAATTCTTTGGAGTGATAAGAGAAATACGCTCAACATTACCGACATAGCTACAGGAAAAACAACCTTGGTTGAACAATCGGGAGTATATCTCTTTGATAGTTTCAACTGGTCGCCTGACAGCAGGTTTATCACTTACACTCGTCCAGAAAAAACGATGAGTAACGTTGTTGTTTATGAAGTAGCAACGGGAGTAAAACACCTCATTACGGACGGATGGTTCGATTCTGGTTCATCAAACTTCAGTTCAGATGGCAAATACCTGATATTCCAATCGGCACGTACATTCAACCCCACTTACGGACAAACAGAATGGAATCATGTTTATACTAACATGAATAAAGTATATATTCTTCCTATTACCAAAGATGCCAAGACACCATTTGCGCCGGTCAATGATATGATTGGCCAGACTGCTGCACCAAAAGAGAGCATTCCAAAGAAAGAAGGTAAAGGGAAAAAGAATGCTACACAAAAAGAAGAAATTACGAATTATAATTTTGAAAATATCGACAATCGCGTAGTTGAATTACCTATTCAGGCTAGTAATTACCAGAATCTTCACATGGTGGGACAAAAGGTTTACTATCTTCGCGGAGGAAGTACGTTTATTTATGATCTAGAGAAAAAGGCAGAATCAGACTTGGGCGCATATATTGTTTTTAGCAACGGAAACAAAAAAGCACTTGCCATTAAAGATCAGAAGATACAGGTGATTGATATTCCTACTGCTGCTGTAAACATCAGCGAGCCAATAAATCTGGGAGACATGAAAAAGCTGGTGGACTATCATCAGGAATGGATGCAAATCTACAACGAAAGCTGGAGGCAGATGCGTGATTTCTTCTATGCACCCAACATGCACGGAGTAGATTGGAACGAGGTTTATGAGAAATACAAAGCACTGATTCCTTATGTGAATCATCGCACCGATCTTACCTATATCATTGGTGAGATGATTGGTGAACTAAGTATTGGTCACGCTTACTCGCAGAATGGTGAGCACCCAGTCCCCACTCGTATTTCTATGGGAATGCTTGGCGCAAACTTCACTAAAGATGCATCCGGTTACTTCCAAGTAGCATCCATCACTGAAGGAGCCAACTGGGATAAATCTACCCGTTCTCCATTCACCATGCAGGGAGTCAACGTAAAGAAAGGCGATTACATTATAGCCATCAATGAACATTCACTCAAGAATGTTAAGGATCCTCAGGAACTAATGATTGGTCTGGCAGGAAAGACAACAGAACTTACCGTTAACACCATTCCTTCTGAGAAAGGGGCACATACAGTACTGGTTACACCTCTGGCAGATGTTGCCAAACTGAATTACTATAACTGGGTACAAGAAAATACCCGCAGGGTAAATGAAGCAACCAACGGAGAAGTAGGCTACATTCATATTCCTGACATGGGTGTTGACGGGCTGAATGAATTCGTGAAACATTACTATCCGCAACTAATGAAAAAAGCCCTCATCATTGATGATCGTGGTAACGGCGGTGGAAATGTTTCGCCTATGATTATCGAACGTCTGATGCGTACTCCGACTTACTTCACCATGCACGCAGGACAAAAGGAAGGCTCTGTTAATCCGGTAGGTACATTCATGGGACCAAAAGTGTTACTGATCAATGAATACTCTGCATCCGATGGCGATTTGTTCCCTTACCGCTTCAAGTACAACAAACTGGGAACAGTTATTGGTAAACGTACCTGGGGAGGTGTGGTAGGTTATAGTGGCACAGTTCCCGTTGTAGATGGCGGTTCCATTGTAACTCCATCTTATGCACCTTATGCAACCGATGGCAGTGGCTTTATTATTGAAGGTAGAGGTGTGGAACCAAACATCGAATTGGAGAACGATCCTTATAAGGAATACATGGGAGAAGATCAGCAGTTAAACAAAGCAATAGAAGTTGCTTTGGACAAACTGAAAACAGAAAGACAGGATATCCCTGCCATTCCTGTATTCCCAGATAAGAGTAAAAAGAATAAATAA
- a CDS encoding isochorismatase family protein: MERTEALVIVDMQKVAFTVARYNSDNVIRRIAALASKFRKQNKKIIFIQHNGEVDGYCYPNTEEWKIVSELPIYPEDIIIEKKANDSFYKTNFEKVLKQHSIEKLYFTGCATDFCVDATVKTALTKDYDITIVSDCHTTADRPSCNAKTLIDFYNWLWADLTQTKYKIKVIPAAEI, encoded by the coding sequence GTGGAAAGAACAGAAGCCTTAGTGATTGTCGACATGCAGAAAGTTGCATTTACTGTAGCACGTTACAATTCTGATAATGTAATTCGTAGAATAGCTGCTTTGGCAAGTAAATTCCGTAAGCAAAACAAAAAAATTATATTCATTCAGCATAACGGTGAGGTAGACGGCTACTGCTACCCAAACACTGAAGAGTGGAAAATTGTATCAGAACTTCCGATTTATCCTGAAGATATTATAATTGAAAAGAAAGCAAACGATTCTTTCTATAAAACAAATTTCGAGAAAGTATTAAAGCAACATAGCATTGAGAAGTTGTATTTCACCGGTTGTGCAACAGATTTTTGTGTAGATGCTACTGTAAAAACAGCTTTAACAAAAGACTATGACATAACTATTGTGAGCGATTGCCATACCACAGCCGACCGTCCATCCTGCAATGCTAAAACACTAATCGACTTTTATAATTGGCTTTGGGCAGATCTTACTCAAACAAAATACAAGATAAAAGTAATTCCGGCAGCAGAAATCTGA
- a CDS encoding phosphatase, translating into MNIVLDIHTHTLASGHAFSSLQEMAQTAANKGIQLLGITEHGPNIPGTCDPIYFRNIWTIPRQMYGVELMLGSELNILDYEGHVDLNEDYWKRMDICIAGLHSLCYNPGTVEQNTSAVIGAIRNPYVKIITHPGDGTAELNYEPIVLAAKEHHTLLEINNSSLEPYRDKVAAPDNFREILQLCKKYEQPVILGSDAHISFAIANYELIYPLLTDTEFPEALILNDKLEVFKAYIAQ; encoded by the coding sequence ATGAATATAGTTTTAGACATACATACACACACTTTAGCCAGTGGACATGCCTTCAGTAGTTTGCAAGAAATGGCACAAACAGCAGCCAATAAAGGTATCCAATTGCTAGGCATAACAGAACACGGACCGAATATTCCGGGAACATGCGATCCTATCTATTTTCGCAACATCTGGACTATCCCCCGTCAAATGTACGGTGTGGAACTAATGTTGGGATCAGAACTGAATATATTAGATTATGAAGGACATGTGGATCTGAATGAGGACTACTGGAAGCGGATGGATATCTGCATTGCAGGACTGCATTCATTATGCTATAATCCGGGAACGGTGGAACAAAATACATCAGCAGTGATCGGAGCCATAAGGAATCCTTATGTCAAGATCATAACACATCCCGGTGATGGAACGGCAGAACTCAATTATGAGCCTATTGTATTAGCCGCCAAGGAACACCATACACTACTTGAAATTAACAACAGCTCCTTAGAGCCTTATCGCGACAAAGTGGCGGCTCCTGATAATTTCAGGGAGATTCTGCAACTGTGCAAGAAGTACGAACAGCCGGTGATTCTGGGCAGCGACGCACATATTTCGTTTGCTATTGCTAATTATGAGTTAATCTATCCATTGCTTACCGATACTGAATTTCCAGAGGCATTGATTCTAAATGATAAACTGGAAGTCTTCAAAGCTTATATTGCACAATAG
- a CDS encoding GH92 family glycosyl hydrolase: MRNKEVLAVLIAAFLCWFTEPALASVKSEEGLDPVEYVNPLIGTQSTYQLSTGNTYPAIARPWGMNFWVPQTGKMGDGWAYVYTDNKIRGFKQTHQPSPWINDYGQFSIMPVVGAPVFDQDKRASWFSHKAEVAKPYYYKVYLADHDVVTEIAPTERAAMFRFTFPENDSSFVVVDAFDKGSYIKIIPGENKIIGYTTKNSGGVPANFKNYFVITFDKPFTYKYTFSDGALKQDAEQTSDHVGAVIGFKTAKGEMIHAKVASSFIGFDQAILNLKELGNDNFDQVVSKGKAQWNEALSKIKVEGGSLDQYRTFYSCMYRSMLFPRKFYEMDATGKVVHYSPFNGEVLPGYMYTDSGFWDTFRCLFPFLNMMYPSINKEIQEGLINAYKESGFFPEWASPGHRGCMVGNNSASILVDAYMKGVKVDDLQTLYKGLIHGTENVHPSVSSTGRLGYEYYNKLGYVPYDVKINENAARTLEYAYDDWCIYKLAKELKRPKKEIDVFAKRAMNYKNLFDKETKLMRGKNADGKFMSPFSPLKWGDAFTEGNSWHYTWSVFHDPQGLIDLMGGKETFVSMLDSVFAVPPVFDASYYGQVIHEIREMQIMNMGNYAHGNQPIQHMIYMYNYAGQPWKAQYWLREVMNRMYTCNPDGYCGDEDNGQTSAWYVFSALGFYPVCPGTNEYVLGAPLFKKATITFENGNKMVINAPNNSVENRYVETMTLNGKTYTKNYLKHADLINGGEINIRMSDTPNKQRGIQKEDFPYSFSVNEKK; the protein is encoded by the coding sequence ATGAGAAATAAAGAAGTCTTGGCAGTTTTAATTGCTGCATTTTTGTGCTGGTTTACAGAGCCTGCGTTAGCTTCAGTAAAAAGTGAAGAAGGTCTTGATCCGGTTGAGTATGTGAATCCGCTGATAGGAACACAATCAACTTATCAGTTATCAACAGGAAATACCTATCCTGCTATTGCCCGTCCCTGGGGAATGAACTTCTGGGTTCCTCAGACCGGTAAGATGGGTGATGGATGGGCTTATGTATATACAGATAATAAGATCCGTGGTTTTAAACAGACTCATCAGCCCAGTCCGTGGATCAATGATTATGGTCAGTTTTCCATTATGCCGGTTGTGGGCGCTCCTGTTTTTGATCAGGATAAACGGGCAAGCTGGTTTTCCCATAAAGCAGAAGTTGCCAAACCTTACTATTATAAAGTATATCTGGCTGATCATGACGTAGTTACCGAGATTGCCCCAACCGAAAGAGCTGCAATGTTTCGTTTTACTTTTCCTGAGAACGATAGCTCTTTTGTCGTAGTTGATGCTTTTGATAAGGGATCTTATATTAAAATCATACCCGGTGAAAATAAGATTATCGGTTATACAACAAAGAATAGTGGGGGAGTGCCTGCTAATTTCAAAAACTACTTTGTAATCACTTTCGATAAGCCGTTTACATATAAATATACCTTTTCCGATGGCGCCTTAAAACAGGATGCCGAACAAACATCCGATCATGTAGGGGCTGTTATTGGATTTAAAACAGCTAAAGGTGAAATGATTCATGCAAAAGTAGCCTCTTCTTTTATTGGCTTTGATCAGGCAATCCTAAATCTGAAAGAACTTGGCAATGACAACTTTGATCAGGTTGTTTCCAAAGGAAAGGCTCAATGGAATGAAGCCTTAAGTAAGATAAAGGTAGAGGGCGGTTCATTAGACCAATATCGTACTTTTTATTCCTGCATGTATCGCTCCATGTTGTTTCCACGTAAGTTCTATGAAATGGATGCAACAGGAAAAGTAGTTCATTACAGTCCGTTTAACGGTGAAGTATTGCCCGGATATATGTATACAGACTCAGGTTTCTGGGATACATTCCGTTGTTTGTTCCCCTTCCTGAATATGATGTATCCTTCAATAAACAAGGAAATACAGGAAGGCCTCATTAATGCTTATAAAGAAAGCGGATTCTTTCCCGAATGGGCAAGCCCCGGTCATCGCGGCTGCATGGTGGGAAATAACTCGGCCTCCATTTTAGTGGATGCTTATATGAAAGGAGTTAAGGTAGACGATCTCCAAACATTATATAAAGGGCTTATTCATGGAACAGAAAATGTTCATCCATCCGTCTCTTCAACCGGACGTCTTGGATATGAATACTATAATAAACTTGGGTATGTTCCTTATGATGTGAAGATCAACGAAAATGCTGCACGCACACTGGAGTATGCCTATGATGACTGGTGTATTTACAAACTGGCAAAAGAACTTAAACGTCCAAAGAAAGAGATTGATGTTTTCGCTAAACGTGCCATGAATTACAAAAATCTGTTTGATAAGGAAACGAAGCTGATGCGTGGAAAGAATGCTGATGGCAAATTTATGTCCCCTTTTTCTCCGTTAAAGTGGGGTGATGCCTTTACCGAAGGGAACAGCTGGCATTATACCTGGTCCGTTTTTCATGATCCGCAAGGGCTTATTGATCTGATGGGTGGCAAGGAGACTTTTGTAAGTATGCTCGATTCTGTATTTGCTGTTCCGCCAGTATTTGATGCAAGTTACTACGGACAGGTAATTCATGAAATCCGTGAAATGCAGATAATGAATATGGGTAATTATGCTCACGGTAACCAGCCGATCCAGCATATGATTTATATGTATAACTATGCCGGTCAGCCCTGGAAAGCGCAGTATTGGTTGCGTGAAGTGATGAACCGCATGTATACCTGCAATCCTGATGGTTATTGCGGTGATGAGGATAACGGACAGACTTCCGCCTGGTATGTATTCTCGGCTTTGGGATTCTATCCGGTATGCCCCGGAACAAATGAATATGTATTGGGAGCTCCATTATTTAAGAAAGCTACCATAACATTTGAAAATGGAAACAAAATGGTAATCAATGCTCCTAACAATAGTGTGGAAAACCGTTATGTTGAGACGATGACCCTCAATGGTAAAACCTATACAAAGAACTATTTAAAGCATGCCGATCTGATTAATGGCGGGGAAATTAACATTAGAATGAGTGATACCCCAAATAAGCAACGTGGTATTCAAAAAGAGGATTTTCCTTATTCATTCTCTGTTAATGAGAAAAAGTAG
- a CDS encoding TIR domain-containing protein: MVKKKVFVSFDHDNDRQYKNLLEEWNTNSDFEFCFNSLSPNEIKKEDIPRVKNTLTSKINQTSYTFVIIGKEANKESKYQEEIGFRNWQNFEVAMSKANKNKLIGVKLDKKFESPDELVGCGAKCIMSFTEEAILKALKDV, from the coding sequence ATGGTAAAGAAAAAAGTTTTCGTTAGTTTCGATCATGACAATGACCGGCAATACAAGAATTTGTTAGAGGAATGGAATACAAATTCTGATTTTGAATTTTGTTTTAACAGTCTATCACCAAATGAAATAAAGAAAGAGGATATACCACGAGTAAAAAATACTTTAACCAGCAAAATCAACCAGACCTCATACACATTTGTTATAATCGGAAAAGAAGCTAATAAAGAAAGTAAATATCAGGAAGAAATTGGCTTCAGGAATTGGCAGAATTTTGAAGTAGCCATGAGTAAAGCCAACAAAAATAAATTAATAGGTGTAAAACTTGATAAGAAATTTGAATCTCCGGACGAATTAGTAGGTTGCGGAGCAAAATGCATAATGAGCTTCACTGAGGAAGCAATCTTAAAGGCATTAAAAGATGTGTAA
- a CDS encoding SDR family oxidoreductase encodes MNELFDIAGKVAIVTGGSGVLGSNIAQSLLEAGAKVFIIGGHQENVNKVLDSLSSLGEIQGTACNVLDMDQIRKVKDEIICQWGKIDILINAAGGNIPGGTLRDDQNIFEMNIDDMNKVIDLNLNGSVYPCLVFGEVMAKQGYGSIINVSSMATFAALTRVPGYSIAKSGIEIFTKWLAMEMATKFSEKIRVNAIAPGFFIGNQNRAVLINPDGSLTERSKKVLAKTPMKRFGDIKELNGAVQFLCSDAASFITGVVLPIDGGFSSFSGV; translated from the coding sequence ATGAATGAATTATTTGATATAGCTGGTAAAGTGGCTATTGTAACCGGAGGTTCCGGTGTGTTAGGTAGTAATATTGCCCAAAGCTTGTTGGAAGCCGGAGCAAAAGTCTTTATTATCGGAGGCCATCAGGAAAATGTAAATAAAGTATTAGATTCACTTTCTTCATTAGGAGAGATTCAGGGTACAGCTTGTAATGTACTTGATATGGATCAAATCAGAAAAGTAAAAGATGAAATTATTTGCCAATGGGGAAAAATTGATATTCTGATAAATGCTGCTGGCGGAAATATCCCAGGTGGAACACTCAGAGATGATCAAAACATATTTGAAATGAATATTGATGATATGAATAAAGTGATTGATCTGAATCTGAATGGCTCAGTTTACCCATGTCTGGTATTTGGCGAGGTAATGGCAAAACAAGGATATGGTAGTATCATTAATGTATCATCAATGGCTACGTTTGCAGCATTAACACGTGTACCGGGATATTCCATAGCTAAAAGCGGTATTGAGATCTTTACTAAATGGCTGGCCATGGAAATGGCTACAAAGTTCAGCGAAAAGATCAGAGTAAACGCTATTGCTCCCGGGTTCTTTATCGGGAATCAAAACAGAGCTGTTCTTATAAATCCGGATGGTTCGTTAACCGAAAGAAGTAAGAAGGTCTTAGCAAAAACTCCGATGAAACGTTTCGGGGATATAAAGGAATTAAACGGAGCGGTTCAGTTCCTTTGCAGTGATGCTGCCAGCTTTATCACCGGAGTAGTTCTGCCTATTGACGGTGGATTTTCTTCTTTTAGTGGCGTATAG
- the uxuA gene encoding mannonate dehydratase, producing the protein MEKTWRWFGKKDKITLSMLRQIGVEGIVTALHDVPNGEIWTLEAINELKDYIEAAGLRWSVVESLPVSESIKYAGVDRDQLIANYKVSLANLGKAGVKTVCYNFMPVIDWIRTDLEHPWPDGTSSLYFDKIRFAYFDCHILKREGAEKEYTLEELAKVRELDKTITEAEKDDLINTIIVKTQGFVNGNIKEGDQNPVAIFNRLLDLYKGIDKNALRANMKYFLEQIMPVCDEYGINMCVHPDDPPFQMLGLPRIVTGETDIDWFLHAVNNPHNGLTFCAGSLSAGLHNDVPALAKKFASRTHFVHLRSTEATPDGNFMESSHLSGRGHIIELVRIFEKENPALPMRVDHGRLMLDDGDKEYNPGYSFHGRMFALAQVDGIIATVRDELAQ; encoded by the coding sequence ATGGAAAAGACCTGGAGATGGTTTGGCAAGAAGGATAAGATAACTCTTTCCATGCTAAGACAGATAGGAGTGGAGGGCATTGTGACTGCCCTGCACGATGTGCCCAATGGGGAAATATGGACACTCGAAGCTATAAACGAACTTAAAGATTATATAGAAGCAGCAGGCCTTCGTTGGTCGGTTGTGGAGAGTTTGCCCGTTAGTGAAAGCATCAAGTATGCCGGGGTGGACAGGGATCAACTTATTGCCAACTACAAAGTAAGTCTGGCTAATCTGGGTAAGGCAGGCGTGAAAACTGTTTGCTACAACTTTATGCCGGTGATTGACTGGATTCGCACAGACTTGGAACATCCATGGCCCGATGGTACCAGCTCACTTTATTTCGATAAAATTCGCTTTGCTTACTTTGACTGTCATATTCTGAAGCGAGAGGGAGCTGAAAAGGAGTATACTCTAGAAGAATTAGCAAAGGTTCGTGAACTGGATAAAACCATAACTGAAGCAGAGAAAGACGATCTGATCAATACTATTATTGTTAAAACTCAGGGCTTTGTTAATGGAAATATTAAAGAGGGTGATCAGAATCCGGTAGCGATCTTCAACAGATTACTGGACTTATACAAAGGGATTGACAAGAATGCGCTACGTGCGAATATGAAATACTTTCTGGAGCAGATTATGCCTGTGTGCGATGAATATGGAATAAACATGTGCGTGCATCCCGATGATCCTCCTTTCCAGATGCTTGGACTTCCACGTATTGTTACCGGAGAGACGGATATTGACTGGTTCCTCCATGCAGTGAATAATCCTCACAATGGACTTACTTTCTGTGCCGGTTCTCTGAGCGCCGGACTTCATAACGATGTGCCTGCATTAGCAAAGAAATTTGCAAGCCGCACACACTTTGTTCACTTACGAAGCACAGAAGCAACGCCGGATGGTAACTTTATGGAGTCATCCCATCTGAGTGGAAGAGGACATATTATTGAGCTGGTTCGTATCTTTGAAAAGGAGAATCCCGCTTTACCTATGCGTGTGGACCATGGAAGATTGATGCTTGATGATGGTGACAAAGAATACAATCCTGGCTACTCTTTTCACGGACGTATGTTTGCACTTGCTCAGGTTGATGGAATTATAGCTACCGTCAGAGATGAATTAGCCCAATAA